One genomic region from Halobacteriovorax vibrionivorans encodes:
- the clpA gene encoding ATP-dependent Clp protease ATP-binding subunit ClpA: protein MMSKKLETIINESIQRANTLRHEYLTLENVLLSLLSDENVREIIEYCGGNLDEMESELNEFIHDESNFSILTEDQIDSLSKQQFVNDELRELARENGITYQPEISMSLQRVIQRAAIHVQSSGKSQILGVNLLVSLFQEKESFALYSLQKQGIERFDVVKAISHGLSSDDEEGGEEIPRIEYVEGEDVSSRSKKGDSFLAKFTINLNEQARENRIDPLVGREEEALRIVQILCRRRKNNPLLVGEAGVGKTAIVEGLAQRIVEEDVPEVLKGTTIFNLDMAALVAGAKFRGDFEQRVKGVIKDLEKLDKDGKKAILFIDEMHTVMGAGATSGGSMDASNLLKPALSRGVVRVIGSTTYAEHRKFIEKDPAFNRRFQKIDIDEPSNEDTIAILKGLKPKFETYHGVKISDNVIKEAVALTSRYLMDRKNPDKSIDAIDEAGALNQIRPEKKKKSSITKKDIEDVVAKMANIPKLTVETTEKDKLKDLNKNLKMLIFGQDHAVDEVSQAIYMAKSGLGDEGKPISSFLFAGPTGVGKTELAKQLANQLGCHLERFDMSEYMEKHSVSKLIGSPPGYVGHDQGGLLTDAVKKNPHSVLLLDEIEKAHVDIYNILLQVMDHGSLTDSQGRTTDFTNTVIIMTTNAGAKEMDSGAIGLAKTSAKNTGKRDQTIKNFFSPEFRNRLDGIVHFDKLSTEYIVKIVEKFVSQLEMKLAAKNIEIVLTEKAKIWLAENGFDEKMGARPIARIIDQKLKKPISTEVLFGKLTQGGKIEVTVEDDELKLLF from the coding sequence ATGATGTCAAAAAAACTTGAAACCATCATTAACGAATCGATCCAAAGGGCGAATACTCTTAGGCATGAATATCTGACATTAGAAAATGTTCTTCTCTCCTTATTATCTGATGAAAATGTGAGAGAGATCATCGAATATTGTGGTGGTAATCTTGATGAAATGGAGAGTGAACTCAATGAGTTTATTCACGATGAATCAAACTTTAGTATTCTAACGGAAGATCAAATCGATTCTTTATCAAAACAACAATTTGTTAATGATGAACTGAGAGAATTAGCACGAGAAAATGGGATCACATATCAACCAGAGATCTCCATGTCTCTACAGAGAGTTATTCAAAGAGCTGCTATCCATGTTCAATCAAGTGGGAAAAGCCAGATCTTAGGAGTAAATCTTCTTGTTTCACTATTCCAAGAGAAAGAAAGCTTCGCTCTTTACTCTCTTCAGAAGCAGGGAATTGAAAGATTTGATGTCGTGAAAGCGATTTCTCATGGATTGAGCTCAGATGATGAAGAAGGTGGAGAAGAAATTCCTCGAATTGAATATGTTGAAGGTGAGGATGTCTCATCAAGATCTAAGAAAGGAGACTCATTTCTTGCAAAGTTTACAATTAATTTAAATGAGCAAGCACGTGAGAACAGAATTGATCCTTTAGTTGGAAGAGAAGAAGAGGCATTGAGAATTGTTCAAATTCTATGTCGTCGACGTAAGAATAACCCTCTTCTTGTTGGTGAAGCAGGTGTTGGTAAGACCGCCATTGTTGAAGGCCTAGCTCAGAGAATTGTTGAAGAAGATGTTCCAGAAGTGTTAAAGGGAACAACAATCTTTAATTTAGATATGGCAGCACTCGTTGCTGGTGCAAAATTTAGAGGTGATTTCGAGCAAAGAGTAAAAGGTGTTATTAAAGACCTTGAAAAGCTAGATAAAGATGGCAAAAAAGCGATTCTTTTTATCGATGAAATGCATACGGTTATGGGTGCCGGGGCAACATCTGGCGGAAGTATGGATGCATCAAACTTATTAAAGCCTGCTTTAAGTCGTGGAGTTGTACGTGTAATCGGGTCAACTACATATGCCGAACATCGTAAATTCATTGAAAAAGACCCTGCTTTTAATAGAAGATTCCAAAAAATTGATATTGATGAACCATCAAATGAAGACACAATTGCAATTTTAAAGGGATTAAAGCCGAAGTTTGAAACTTATCATGGTGTAAAGATCTCTGATAATGTCATAAAAGAAGCAGTTGCTCTAACTTCTCGTTACTTAATGGATAGGAAGAACCCTGATAAATCAATCGATGCTATCGATGAAGCAGGTGCTTTAAATCAAATTCGTCCTGAAAAGAAGAAGAAATCTTCAATTACTAAGAAAGATATCGAAGATGTTGTCGCAAAAATGGCAAATATCCCTAAGCTTACAGTTGAAACAACTGAAAAAGATAAGCTAAAAGACCTAAATAAGAACCTTAAAATGCTTATTTTTGGCCAAGATCATGCTGTTGATGAAGTATCACAAGCAATTTACATGGCAAAATCAGGTTTAGGAGATGAAGGAAAGCCTATTTCAAGCTTCCTTTTTGCTGGACCTACTGGTGTTGGTAAGACTGAATTAGCAAAACAACTAGCAAATCAGTTAGGTTGTCATCTAGAACGCTTCGATATGTCTGAATATATGGAAAAACATTCAGTCAGTAAGCTAATTGGTTCGCCTCCAGGTTATGTTGGCCATGATCAAGGTGGACTTTTAACGGATGCTGTTAAGAAAAACCCACATTCTGTGTTACTTCTTGATGAAATAGAGAAAGCACATGTTGATATCTATAATATCCTTCTTCAGGTAATGGATCATGGGTCATTAACAGACTCCCAAGGAAGAACGACTGACTTCACAAACACAGTGATAATCATGACTACGAACGCTGGGGCCAAGGAAATGGACAGTGGAGCAATCGGTCTTGCCAAGACTTCTGCAAAGAATACAGGTAAGCGAGATCAGACCATAAAGAACTTTTTTAGCCCTGAATTTCGTAACCGTTTAGATGGAATTGTCCATTTTGATAAACTTTCTACTGAGTACATTGTTAAGATTGTTGAAAAATTCGTTTCTCAACTAGAAATGAAGTTAGCAGCTAAGAATATTGAGATCGTTTTAACAGAAAAAGCAAAAATCTGGCTTGCTGAAAACGGTTTTGATGAAAAAATGGGGGCAAGACCAATTGCTCGAATCATTGATCAGAAGCTTAAGAAGCCAATTTCAACAGAGGTTTTATTCGGTAAACTTACTCAAGGTGGAAAGATTGAAGTTACAGTTGAAGATGATGAGCTAAAACTTCTTTTTTAA
- the clpS gene encoding ATP-dependent Clp protease adapter ClpS, producing MNFKKDANIDMSIFTPIFSTEEDGDIAVADKVRVKKPSKYHVVLHNDDYTTMEFVIWILMHIFNRSQEEAMKIMLDVHNNGRGVCGTYSYEVAETKMNKVLSEAKKEGHPLLCTVEPE from the coding sequence TTGAATTTTAAAAAAGACGCTAATATTGACATGAGTATTTTTACTCCCATCTTTAGTACTGAAGAGGATGGGGATATTGCTGTAGCTGATAAAGTTAGAGTAAAAAAGCCATCAAAATATCATGTCGTACTTCATAATGATGATTATACGACGATGGAATTTGTTATTTGGATATTGATGCATATTTTCAATCGAAGCCAAGAAGAGGCGATGAAGATTATGCTTGATGTTCACAATAATGGCCGCGGAGTTTGCGGCACATATTCCTATGAAGTGGCCGAGACTAAGATGAACAAGGTGCTCTCGGAGGCCAAGAAAGAAGGTCATCCACTATTATGTACCGTTGAGCCTGAATAG
- a CDS encoding tellurite resistance TerB family protein, with translation MNFFDFFKQNKKTDSINDIHDFLNSTFPHMDEERLVILSCFAGLLARIAYTDFNVCQREKSEMEKILRDVTNLTEDEAKHVTEYSIKMMKQLSGLDTRSYCTPLVDILSQNERYKVLKALFAIAAADGEVDRVESNEISYIANSLVLEKKYFLSAQADVKEYLKTLQV, from the coding sequence ATGAACTTCTTCGACTTCTTTAAACAAAATAAGAAAACAGATTCAATTAATGATATTCACGACTTCCTCAATAGCACTTTTCCTCACATGGATGAAGAGCGCCTCGTCATTCTCTCTTGTTTCGCTGGACTACTTGCTCGTATTGCCTATACTGATTTCAATGTTTGCCAACGCGAAAAAAGCGAAATGGAAAAAATACTACGAGATGTAACAAATCTTACAGAAGACGAAGCAAAACACGTCACTGAATATTCAATAAAAATGATGAAACAACTTTCTGGTCTCGATACTAGAAGTTATTGTACACCACTTGTGGATATTCTCTCACAAAATGAAAGATATAAAGTATTAAAAGCCTTATTTGCAATTGCTGCTGCCGATGGTGAAGTTGATCGCGTTGAAAGTAACGAGATAAGCTATATTGCAAACTCTCTAGTTCTCGAAAAAAAATATTTCCTTAGCGCACAAGCTGACGTCAAAGAGTATTTAAAAACTTTGCAAGTTTAA
- a CDS encoding SH3 domain-containing protein, with product MKEMNNSSTEEFKGNFNFASILDKNEKKIAKSPISNLLQSTTQTVIDREEENTDNSNGKDQLYKKIEELERRFETKEVNEKFERLESLLQSIIINQKSVKEQIEYKPQEEILPTARDNKSIIIASGILSIAIILGAFIYTPSKEIQPAPKQAIKEVITKKEFFTPIKYLNLRSIPSTKGTKLQVVAPNTRVEVLKTDGDWVQIEYRDYLKNTLHTGWVYDQKNLKSI from the coding sequence ATGAAAGAGATGAATAATTCTTCAACGGAAGAATTTAAGGGGAATTTTAATTTTGCTAGCATCTTAGATAAGAACGAAAAGAAGATTGCAAAGAGCCCTATTTCTAATCTTCTTCAATCCACGACTCAAACTGTTATAGATCGTGAAGAAGAAAATACCGACAATTCTAATGGAAAAGATCAATTATATAAGAAAATAGAAGAATTAGAGCGCAGATTTGAAACAAAAGAAGTAAATGAGAAATTTGAAAGACTAGAATCACTTCTTCAATCAATTATCATTAACCAAAAAAGTGTCAAAGAACAAATTGAGTACAAACCTCAAGAAGAGATCCTTCCAACGGCAAGAGACAACAAAAGTATTATCATTGCCAGTGGAATCTTATCAATTGCCATTATCCTTGGGGCGTTTATTTATACTCCTTCAAAAGAAATTCAGCCTGCGCCAAAGCAAGCAATCAAAGAAGTCATAACTAAAAAAGAGTTCTTCACACCTATTAAATATTTAAACCTTAGAAGTATTCCAAGTACCAAGGGAACAAAGCTTCAAGTAGTAGCGCCAAATACTCGTGTTGAGGTCCTAAAAACTGATGGCGATTGGGTTCAAATTGAATACCGCGATTATTTAAAAAACACTCTTCATACAGGTTGGGTTTACGATCAAAAGAATTTAAAATCTATATAA
- a CDS encoding FxsA family protein — MFPILLLLFTVVPAIEIYLLFSIGGQIGGANTFLVVVLTGIIGAALAKSQGAALLAKIQGELSQGRVPASSFIHGLLVFGGGLLLLTPGFLTDILGLSMVLPLTRHLWAMYMRKFFLKSIQTGNMQFYSFKNGGGFSSYSGNAYNTRARFEEQFEKAQDNREESHGARQVDANTFEVDYEKK; from the coding sequence ATGTTTCCAATATTGCTATTATTATTTACTGTGGTTCCGGCCATTGAGATCTACCTACTATTTTCGATCGGTGGACAAATTGGTGGTGCCAATACATTTCTTGTTGTTGTACTAACAGGGATCATAGGTGCAGCACTAGCAAAGTCTCAAGGCGCAGCTCTTTTAGCAAAAATCCAAGGTGAGCTTTCTCAAGGTCGAGTTCCAGCTTCAAGCTTTATTCACGGACTACTTGTTTTTGGTGGTGGGCTACTTCTTTTAACTCCAGGTTTTTTAACAGATATTCTAGGCCTATCGATGGTTCTTCCTCTTACAAGACATCTTTGGGCCATGTATATGAGAAAGTTCTTTCTTAAATCAATTCAAACAGGAAATATGCAATTTTACTCCTTCAAAAATGGCGGTGGATTCTCATCTTATAGTGGAAATGCTTACAATACTCGAGCTCGCTTTGAGGAACAGTTTGAAAAGGCCCAGGATAATCGTGAAGAAAGTCATGGAGCACGTCAAGTTGACGCAAACACCTTTGAAGTTGACTACGAAAAGAAGTAA
- the ilvA gene encoding threonine ammonia-lyase, whose amino-acid sequence MTDKLIVDLNDIKEARLNIENRIIKTPLTYSTTLSEKFNCEVYLKLENLQLTGAYKVRGALNRLSKLSEEEKEKGVIASSAGNHAQGVALAAKQLGIKATIVMPESTPLAKIQGTKKFGAEVILHGNFYDDAYQKALEIQRENGQVFIHPFNDKDIIAGQGTIGLEILDELSDADIIAVPIGGGGLISGIATAIKESGSKCHVVGVEASEMPAMKQSQEKGHITTIEKKKTIADGIAVTTVLDNTFDIVKKYVDEIVTVKETEISHAIVTLLEYEKILTEGAGAASVASLLYDQLSDIKGKKVVLVVSGGNIDLNILDRIIERGLVTSGRSCSIVVNVPDTPGTIAHIASIIGGKEANILEIHHNRAFTTSVLGETEVEFTLETRGHLHIREIVDELTSKGFSAKRV is encoded by the coding sequence ATGACAGATAAATTAATTGTAGACCTAAATGATATTAAAGAGGCCCGTCTTAATATAGAAAATCGAATTATTAAGACACCTTTAACCTATTCAACAACTTTAAGTGAGAAGTTCAATTGTGAAGTTTATTTAAAACTAGAAAACTTACAATTAACTGGAGCATATAAAGTTAGAGGAGCACTTAATCGCCTCTCAAAACTTTCAGAAGAAGAAAAAGAAAAAGGCGTCATTGCATCTTCAGCAGGAAATCATGCTCAAGGGGTTGCTCTTGCGGCGAAACAGCTCGGTATAAAAGCGACAATTGTAATGCCGGAATCGACTCCACTTGCAAAGATACAAGGAACAAAGAAGTTTGGTGCTGAAGTAATTCTTCACGGTAATTTCTATGATGATGCCTATCAAAAAGCTTTAGAGATCCAAAGAGAAAATGGCCAAGTCTTTATTCATCCATTTAATGATAAAGATATTATTGCGGGACAAGGAACAATTGGGCTTGAGATCTTAGATGAACTAAGTGATGCCGATATTATTGCCGTTCCAATTGGTGGCGGAGGATTAATTTCAGGGATCGCCACTGCAATTAAAGAAAGTGGTTCAAAGTGTCACGTTGTTGGAGTTGAAGCATCTGAAATGCCGGCCATGAAACAATCTCAAGAAAAAGGCCACATCACAACAATTGAAAAGAAGAAAACGATTGCCGATGGAATCGCTGTAACAACTGTTCTTGATAATACCTTTGATATAGTAAAAAAATATGTTGATGAGATAGTAACAGTCAAAGAAACTGAAATTTCTCATGCTATCGTTACCTTATTAGAATACGAGAAGATATTAACAGAAGGCGCTGGAGCCGCATCAGTGGCATCTCTCCTCTATGATCAATTAAGTGATATTAAAGGAAAAAAAGTTGTTCTAGTGGTTAGTGGTGGAAATATAGACTTAAATATTCTTGATCGAATTATTGAAAGAGGACTTGTAACATCTGGACGCTCTTGTTCAATTGTTGTTAATGTTCCCGATACACCTGGTACAATTGCACATATCGCAAGTATCATTGGTGGCAAAGAAGCTAATATTTTAGAAATTCACCACAATAGGGCCTTCACAACAAGTGTTCTTGGAGAAACAGAAGTTGAATTTACACTTGAAACGAGAGGACATTTGCATATTCGTGAAATTGTTGATGAACTGACGTCAAAAGGTTTTAGTGCAAAGCGCGTATAA